From Pseudomonas sp. G2-4:
AGCTGGACACCCTGGCCGATGAGTTGCGCCTGGAACTGCTCTACACGGTCGGCCAGACCGGTGGGCATTTCGGTGCTGGCCTGGGCGTCATCGAGCTGACGATCGCGCTGCATTACGTGTTCGACACCCCGGACGACCGACTGGTATGGGACGTCGGCCATCAAGCCTATCCGCATAAAATCCTCACCGGTCGTCGCGAGCGCATGAGCACCCTGCGCCAGAAGGACGGTATCGCGGCGTTCCCACGCCGGTCCGAGAGCGAGTACGACACCTTTGGCGTCGGTCACTCCAGCACCTCCATCAGCGCTGCCCTGGGCATGGCGATTGCCGCCCGCCTGCAAAACAGCGAGCGCAAGGCCATTGCCGTGATCGGCGACGGCGCACTGACGGCGGGCATGGCCTTCGAGGCGCTGAACCACGCGCCGGAAGTCGACGCCAACATGCTGGTGATCCTCAACGACAACGACATGTCGATCTCCCGCAACGTCGGCGGGCTCTCCAACTACCTGGCGAAAATCCTTTCCAGCCGTACCTACGCCAGCATGCGCGAAGGCAGCAAGAAGGTCCTGTCGCGCCTGCCCGGCGCCTGGGAAATCGCTCGTCGGACCGAGGAGTACGCCAAGGGCATGCTGGTGCCCGGCACGCTGTTCGAAGAGCTGGGCTGGAACTACATCGGCCCCATCGACGGCCATGACTTGCCCACCCTGATCGCCACCTTGCGCAACATGCGCGACCTCAAGGGCCCGCAGTTCCTGCACGTGGTCACCAAGAAAGGCAAAGGTTTCGCCCCGGCGGAAGTCGACCCGATCGGCTACCACGCCATCACCAAGCTCGACCCCCTGGACGCCCCGGCCGCCGCACCGAAAAAGGCCGGCGGCCCGAAGTATTCCGGCGTGTTCGGCCAATGGCTGTGCGACATGGCTGCCGCTGACCCGCGCTTGGTGGGCATCACCCCGGCGATGAAGGAAGGCTCGGACCTGGTGGCCTTCAGCGAACGTTACCCCCAGCGCTATTTCGACGTGGCGATTGCCGAGCAACACGCCGTGACCCTCGCCGCCGGCATGGCCTGCGAAGGCGCAAAACCGGTGGTGGCGATCTATTCGACCTTCCTGCAACGTGGCTACGACCAACTGGTGCATGACGTCGCGGTGCAGAATCTCGACGTGCTGTTCGCCATCGACCGCGCAGGCCTGGTGGGCGAAGACGGCCCGACCCACGCCGGCAGTTTCGACCTGTCGTTCCTGCGCTGCATCCCCGGCATGCTGGTGATGACCCCGAGCGATGAAAACGAACTGCGCAAGATGCTCACCACCGGCCATCTGTTCAACGGCCCGGCGGCGGTGCGCTATCCCCGCGGCAACGGCCCGAACGCGACCATTGAGGCCGACCTCGAACCGATCGAAATCGGCAAGGGTGTGATCCGCCGCCAGGGCAAGCAGGCCGCCCTGCTGGTGTTCGGCGTGCAACTGGCCGAAGCCTTGAAAGTCGCCGAAACCCTGGACGCCACCGTGGTGGACATGCGTTTCGTCAAACCGCTGGACGAACCCCTGGTGCGCGAAATGGCCGGCAGCCATGAACTGCTGGTCACCATTGAAGAAAACGCCATCATGGGCGGCGCCGGTGCGGCAGTCAGCGAATTCCTGGCTCGGGAGAACATCCTCAAGTCGGTGCTGCACCTGGGCCTGCCGGACCACTACGTCGAACACGCCAAGCCTGCACAGATGCTGGCCGAATGCGGGTTGGATGAGGCTGGGATCGAAGCGGCGGTGCGTCAGCGGTTGCAGCTGTTGGGCCGGTAATTCCAGACCACACAAGCCCTTGTGGGACACAAGCCCCTGTGGGAGCGAGCTTGCTCGCGATGGCGGAAGATCAGTTAAGTAATCCATTGGCTGACACACCGCTATCGCGAGCAAGCTCGCTCCCACAGGGGTTCTGTGCGAACCAGAAATTTGCGGAACGCCCATGAAACTGCGCCTCACCCTCGCCCTTTCCCTACTCCCCGCCCCCGAACTGCTCGCCGACACCTTCGAACGCGACCAGGCCATGAAACTCCCGGATGTGGTCATCAGCGCCAACCGCCAGGTCGAAGCGCGCAACGACAGCAGCGCCGCCAATACGGTGTTCACCCGCGACGACATCGAGCGCCTGCAACCGGCCAGCGTCACTGACTTGCTCAGCCGCGTGCCGGGGGTGCAGGTGGCGCCGCTGGGCGGGCGCGGCAGCCTGCCGGGAATTTACATACGCGGCACCAAATCGGCCCAGAGCCTGGTGTTGGTGGACGGCCAGCGCATCGGCAATTCCACCTCCGGCGACAGCAACCTGCAACGCCTGAACATCAACCAGATCGAACGGGTGGAAGTGCTGCGCGGTTCGCGCTCGGTGATCTACGGCGCCGATGCGGTGGGCGGCGTGATTCAGATTTTCACCCGGCGCGGCAATGAACAAGGCCTGCAACCACGCCTGCACCTGGGGTTCGGCAGCCACCAGACCTGGGAGCGCAGCCTGGGCTTGTCCGGCGGCGACGAGCAGACACGTTTCAACCTCGGCGCCAGCCTCGACGAGAGTGCTGGAAGCAATCGGACCCACGAGTCCTATGCCAGCGACCGCGACGACGATGCCAATCGCAATCAGTCTTTCAGCCTGAGCCTGAGCCATGCGGCCAGCGATGACCTGGAAGTCGGCCTGAACCTGCTGGATAACCGCGGCAAAAGCGAATACGACAACCCGTTCGGCCGCTTCGACCCGGCCACCTTCGCATCCCTGCCTCAGCAACCCTATAGTGAGTTTGCGGTGAGCAGCTTCAGCACCTATGTGGACGGGCGAATCAACGAGGCCTGGAAGTCACGCCTGGAACTGGGCCACAGCGAGAACCGTGAAAAAACCTTCGACAAGCTCAGCGATGTCCGCGAAGTGTTCAACACCTACCGCGACTCCCTGACCTGGCAGAACGACCTGACGCTGGACGATCGCAACAGCCTGATCGTCGGCGGCGACTGGTATCAGGACCAGGTCAACAGCAGCACGCCGTTCGACGAAGACAGCCGCTGGAACCGTGCCGCGTTCATCCAGCACCGCTTCCAGGCCGAAACGTTCTCCACCGAACTGGGCCTGCGTCGCGACCAGAACCAGCAATTTGGCGGCCAGAACAGCTGGAGCGGCACGCTCACCCTGCCAGTGAACGCCGACAACGATCTGTTGCTGACCTACAGCGAAAGCTTTCGCGCACCGACCTTCAATGACCTGTACTACCCGGATTTCAGCAATCCGGACCTCAAACCCGAGACCGCCAAAAGCTACGAGCTACAATGGCGCAGCCAACTGACCGACAACGCCCGCCTGGAGACTTCGCTGTACCGTACGGACCTGGAGGACGCGATCATTTTTGGCAGCAACTCACGCCCGCAGAACGTCGCCTCGGCACGGATCAATGGGTTTGAAATGAGCCTAATGCAGGATTTTTTCGGCTGGCAGAGCAACCTGGGCCTGGCCCTCATCGACCCGCGAGACCGCGACAGCGGTCACACCCTCGCCCGCCGCGCTCGTCGGACCTTGAGCCTGGACCTGGACCGGCAATTCGACCGCCTGGGCCTGGGCGCCACCTGGCAAGCGGTGAGCAGCAGCTACGACGATGAAAACAATCGCAATGCCCTCGGCGGCTATACCCTGCTCGGGTTGCGCGGCAGCTGGACACTGACCCGGGAAGTGAAGCTGGAAATGAAGGTGGACAACCTGCTGGACAAGGGCTACAGCCGGGCGCTGTACAGCCATGACGGGGCGCAACATGGGTATCGGGAAGAAGGGCGGACCTGGTTGTTTGGGGTGACTTGGACACCCGCACTCTGATCTGGGATGCGTGGTGTTTGGGCGGGCCTCATCGCGAGCAAGCTCGCTCCCACATTTGACCGCGTGCTAGCAGGCAACATCAATCAACTGTGGGAGCGAGCTTGCTCGCGATTGGCCGCGCCGCGGTCTACTGGTCCGGCGCAATCAACCCACACAACCCAGCCGTCGCCTCGACCATCTGCCCACTGGGCCGCTCCAGGCCTTTATCACTGACTTTCAACAACCGCCCCTGCGCCACCGCCGCCAACTGCGGCCAGGCCTTCCAGGCGTCGAGCTGGGCCTGGTCCGTGGCCAGGATGATCTGCGGATTGCGCTGCAACACCGACTCCACACTCACCTGCGGTGCCGGCAAGCTCAGGTCGGCAAAGACGTTACGCGCTCCGCACACCGCCAGCGCATCACTGATGATCTGCTCGCCGCCCACGGTGTACAACGGCCGATCCCAGACCTGATAGAACACCGACAACGGCGTGTCACGCCGGTAACGCTGACGCAACGCCTCAAGGCGTACGCGCAGTTGTGCCGCTCGCGCCACGCCCCGCTCCGGACGACCGAGTTGCACAGCGATGTCTTCAATTTGCGTGATGAGTCCGTCGAGACCGTGGGGCTCGGCGACGTAGACGGGGATGTTCAAGCCTTTGAGCTGCTCGCGCTGAGCCGGCCCCACACTGCCGGGCCAGAGCAGCAATAGATCAGGCTTTAGGCTGAGCAAGCGCTCCATGTCCAACTGCCCGTAACGGCCTACCGAGGGCAGACTTTTCAAGGTTTCGGGGCGATCACCGGCATCCAGCACGCCCACCAGCAGGTCGGCAGAGTCCAGTTCAACGACGATTTCAGTGAGCGACGGCGCCAGGCTGACGACACGCGGGGCCGCCACCGTCGAGGCGCTGACGGCCAGCAGTAGAACCGCCAGCCAGCGGCTCATCAGCCGAGTTGACGCGGGATACGATACAGGTAGAACAACACCACGGTGGACAACGCCAGCAGCATCAACGGCACCGCTTCCAGGCCGACGAATACGGCCAGTGCGCCAATCCAGGCCGGCAAACCGGCGACCAGGAAGGCCGCGCGGCGGCGGGCGGCCAGGGCAATCCAGGCCTGGGGCTCTTCCGGTGTGTCGAGGGCTTTCTGGGTGGCAACCAAGGCGTGTTTATAGGGCCCGAAGAATCGCAGGCTGACAAACATCGACGCCACGCCCGCAATGAACAGCGGCATCGCCAGCACCGGGAGAATCGCTTCGCCCTGGCCAAACACCGCGTTGATCACGAACAGTGGCACCACGGCCAGCGCCAGGTATTGCCACCAACTGACGGCCAGTCGCCGTCGGACCTGGCCGCGCGTCACGCCCGGTCAACCTCGCCCTGGTGCTCGTTACCCATCATGTGGTCGAGCTTGCTGGCCTTGGTCGCCAGATACAGTTTGTTGTGCGGGTTGTGACCGGTGTGCAGCGGCACGCGCTCGGCGACCACAATGCCCATGTCGATCAACGCCTTGACCTTGCGTGGATTATTGGTCATCAACCGTAACGACTGGATGCCCAAGTGTTCGAGCATGGGCAGGCAGATGCTGTAGTCACGCATGTCAGCGGCAAACCCGAGGCGCTCGTTGGCCTCTACGGTATCGGCACCACCGTCTTGCAATTCATAGGCGCGAATCTTGTTCAACAAGCCAATGCCACGGCCTTCCTGACGCAAGTACAGCAACACGCCACGGCCTTCGCGGGCGATGGCCCGCAGCGCGGCTTCGAGTTGCGAACCGCAATCGCAGCGCTGGCTGAACAGGGCATCGCCCGTCAGGCATTCGGAGTGCAGGCGGCCAAGTACCGGGGCACCGTCGGCGAAATCACCCAGGCTCAGCACAACGTGCTCGCGGCCGGTGGCTTCATCGAGAAAACCATGCATGGTGAATTGCGCAAAGGGTGTTGGCAGCTTGGAAGCGGCAACAAAAACGACAGGCACCGGTGTGCTCCTGATCTAGTACTGGAGTTTCGCAGAGGCGGGCATTGTAACAGCACGTCCCGGCAGACGCTTAGGCTGAATTGTCGGCCATAACCATCGAAAAGTTTGATTACGGCTTCGGTGGCTTGCCATTCTCGTCGAAGGGATAGGGTTGCTTCCAACGTTCGAAAATAGGTTTCAGCTGGCCAGTTTTCACCAGCACATCCATGCGCCGGTCAAACAGCGCCCTCAACACCTGTCCGTTTTCGGTGTTGGCAAAGCCCAGGTACAACGGCAGATTGATCAGCGGCGAGAGCTTGAACTGCTGGGGATTGTCGGCATTGGAAAGCACCTCTTCGATTTCCGTAGACGCATCGATGTAAAAATCCGCCCGCTCATGAATCAGCATCGGCAAGATGCCCACGGTACGGTGGATTTCATTGAAACGGCGGATGTTGGGCAGGTAGTTGTTGTATTCGTATCCGCGCATCCACACCAGGCGATAATTGCCGATTGTCGCCAGCGTGGGCGTCGGTTTGGAAGCCAGCCCCAGGGCAAAGAGATGATCAACGTCGTAGTGCCACTTCGGGTAAAGCACACCTTCGGACTCATCACGATAGGCGCCGACCTGCACCTCGACTTCACCGCGCTGCACCAACCCGATCGAGCGGGTATAGGGCACGCTGCGGATCTCCAGCTTGACACCTGCGGGTTCGAACACTTGGCGCAAAATGTCCCAGGCCATGCCCTGGCCATCGGCCTGGGTGTAACCGGTCCACTCCTCGCTGGCGGCCCGGATCTTGCCCGGCAGCGGCGCGGAGTAGGCCACCCGGGCGACGAGGAAGACGCCTAGACACAGCAATAGCAACAGCAACAGCGCACGGCTTACGCCCATTCCTGGTTCCCTCAGGTAAAACACCACACCAACCCTTGCATTGCCAGCCAGGCGAAGACCCCAGCGAGTACATCGTCAAGCATGATGCCGACGCCTCCGTGCACCTGCCGGTCTATCCAGCGGATCGGCCATGGCTTGAGGATATCGAAGAAGCGGAACACCAGGAAACCCGTCAACAGCCAGTACCAACCTTCCGGTACCAGCCACAGGGTGATCCACATACCGACCATTTCATCCCAGACGATGCCTTCATGATCGTGCACCCTCAGGTCGTCCGCCACCTTGCCACACAGCCAGAAGCCGAACAGCATGGTGATGCCCAGCATCAGCCAGTAGCCCCAGTCCGGCAACATCTGCCACAACGGTATAAAGGGTAGCGCAACCAGCGAACCCCAAGTGCCTGGTGCTTTAGGCAATGTACCCGAACCAAAGCCGAATGCCAGGAAATGCCAGGGGTTACGCCAGACCGAGGGCGGAACAAATTCCGCCGGGACCTGATTGGGATGATCTGTCACGGTGTCTCCCGAAAATGTTGATAGCCCCGTATTTGCGGGGTGATATTGCGCCCTTCGTGATCAAGCAGCCTGACACCTTGCCCGGCCGTGACGCTGCCGATCACCTGGATCGGCCAGCCTGCGGCGTGTAACGCCGACAATTGGACCGGTGGCAAGGTGAATAGCAAGACATAATCGTCACCACCGCTCAGTGCAGCCTGGGCAGCACCGGGCTGGCCAAGAAAGGTTATCAAGGCGTTGGACAGCGGCAGTCGGTCCCGTTCAACGTTTAATGCCACGCCGGACGCCAGGGCGATATGCCCGCAATCGGCCAGCAGGCCATCGGAAATGTCCATCGCCGCGCTGGCTTTGCCCCGCAACGCCAGGCCCAGGTCGATCTGCGGTCGCGGCGACCAATAATGCGCCAGCAACGGCTCGGCGATGGCAGGCTCGGCGTTACGCTGACCGAGCACCAGCGGCAATGCGCCGGCGGCATTGCCCAATTCGCCGCCAACACACAGCAAATCGCCAGGCTGCGCGCCGCTTCGGGTCAGGGCCTGGCCGGACGGCACACGACCGAATACGGTCATGGTCAGGCTCAACGGTCCACGGGTGGTGTCACCGCCCACCAACGCCACGCCGCAGGCCTGGGCCATGAGGTCAAGGCCACGGGCGTAGGCTTGCAGCCAATCGGCGGTCACCGTCGGCAAGGTCAGGGCAAGGGTAAACGCAAAAGGAGTGGCGCCCATGGCGGCCAGGTCGCTGACCGCCACGGCCAGCGAGCGCTGGCCGAGCAGGAATGGGTCGCAAGGGTCTGGAAAATGCACACCGGCCACGAGGGTGTCGGTGGACACCGCCAACTGCTCCCCGGGAGGAACGGCCAGCACGGCGCAGTCGTCGCCAATCCCCAGCGCAACGCCCTCGCCGCCCTGCGCGCAAGACGCGGCGGCGAAGTAGTTACGGATCAGCTCAAACTCACCCATTGGGATAACAAGCGCCAATCAGCGCTTGAACGCCTTCACTTCAGCTTCACGCAGACGCGGGGCGAGTTTGTCGAGCACACCGTTGACGAACTTGTGGCCATCGGTGGAACCGAAGACTTTCGCCAGTTCGATCCCTTCGTTGATCACCACGCGGTACGGCACGTCAACGCGCTGCATCAGTTCCCAGGTGGACAGACGCAACACCGCCAGTTCAACCGGGTCCAGTTCGTCGATGGTCAGGTCCAGGCAAGGTGCCAGGGCGATGTCGATCTCGGTCTTGTGGGCCGGGACGCCGTGCAGGATCTCGCGGAAGTACGCGCTATCGACATCGCTGAAATCGTTGTCGACCCGAAACTGCGCTTCGATCTCGTTCAGCGACTGCTTGGCCATGTGCCATTGATACAGCGCCTGGGTCGCGAGCTGACGGGCTTCGCGACGCTTGACGCTCTTGGACGGCTTTCCGGCATCGGCTGGCTTGGGATCGCGCGGGTTGAAACGATCGCTTTCGTCGCTAATCACTTGGCCTCCAACTGCGCCAGCAGGCTGACCATTTCCAGGGCGGACAGGGCAGCTTCGGCACCTTTGTTACCGGCCTTGGTGCCGGAACGTTCGATGGCTTGCTCGATGGAGTCAACGGTCAGCACGCCAAAGGCGACTGGCACGCCGAACTCCATGGACACCTGGGCCAGGCCCTTGGTGCATTCCCCGGCCACGTATTCGAAGTGCGGCGTACCGCCACGAATGACCGCGCCCAGGGCGATGATCGCCGCATATTCGCCCTTTTGAGCGACTTTCTGCGCAACCAGCGGAATTTCGAAGGCGCCAGGCGCACGGATGATGGTGATGTCGCTTTCGCTCACGCCATGGCGAACCAGGGCATCGACCGCACCGCCGACCAGGCTCTCAACCACGAAGCTGTTGAAACGGCCCACTACCAGAGCATAGCGGCCTTGGGGGGCGATGAAGGTACCTTCGATGGTCTTCAGGGTCATTCGTCAGATCTCTTAAAGAGCCAGAACGCGTTCTATACGCGCTCCTT
This genomic window contains:
- the ribE gene encoding 6,7-dimethyl-8-ribityllumazine synthase → MTLKTIEGTFIAPQGRYALVVGRFNSFVVESLVGGAVDALVRHGVSESDITIIRAPGAFEIPLVAQKVAQKGEYAAIIALGAVIRGGTPHFEYVAGECTKGLAQVSMEFGVPVAFGVLTVDSIEQAIERSGTKAGNKGAEAALSALEMVSLLAQLEAK
- a CDS encoding phosphatidylglycerophosphatase A, producing the protein MTDHPNQVPAEFVPPSVWRNPWHFLAFGFGSGTLPKAPGTWGSLVALPFIPLWQMLPDWGYWLMLGITMLFGFWLCGKVADDLRVHDHEGIVWDEMVGMWITLWLVPEGWYWLLTGFLVFRFFDILKPWPIRWIDRQVHGGVGIMLDDVLAGVFAWLAMQGLVWCFT
- the ribA gene encoding GTP cyclohydrolase II is translated as MPVVFVAASKLPTPFAQFTMHGFLDEATGREHVVLSLGDFADGAPVLGRLHSECLTGDALFSQRCDCGSQLEAALRAIAREGRGVLLYLRQEGRGIGLLNKIRAYELQDGGADTVEANERLGFAADMRDYSICLPMLEHLGIQSLRLMTNNPRKVKALIDMGIVVAERVPLHTGHNPHNKLYLATKASKLDHMMGNEHQGEVDRA
- the dxs gene encoding 1-deoxy-D-xylulose-5-phosphate synthase, whose protein sequence is MPTTFQEIPRKRPTTPLLDRANTPDGLRRLGEAELDTLADELRLELLYTVGQTGGHFGAGLGVIELTIALHYVFDTPDDRLVWDVGHQAYPHKILTGRRERMSTLRQKDGIAAFPRRSESEYDTFGVGHSSTSISAALGMAIAARLQNSERKAIAVIGDGALTAGMAFEALNHAPEVDANMLVILNDNDMSISRNVGGLSNYLAKILSSRTYASMREGSKKVLSRLPGAWEIARRTEEYAKGMLVPGTLFEELGWNYIGPIDGHDLPTLIATLRNMRDLKGPQFLHVVTKKGKGFAPAEVDPIGYHAITKLDPLDAPAAAPKKAGGPKYSGVFGQWLCDMAAADPRLVGITPAMKEGSDLVAFSERYPQRYFDVAIAEQHAVTLAAGMACEGAKPVVAIYSTFLQRGYDQLVHDVAVQNLDVLFAIDRAGLVGEDGPTHAGSFDLSFLRCIPGMLVMTPSDENELRKMLTTGHLFNGPAAVRYPRGNGPNATIEADLEPIEIGKGVIRRQGKQAALLVFGVQLAEALKVAETLDATVVDMRFVKPLDEPLVREMAGSHELLVTIEENAIMGGAGAAVSEFLARENILKSVLHLGLPDHYVEHAKPAQMLAECGLDEAGIEAAVRQRLQLLGR
- a CDS encoding transporter substrate-binding domain-containing protein, translating into MGVSRALLLLLLLCLGVFLVARVAYSAPLPGKIRAASEEWTGYTQADGQGMAWDILRQVFEPAGVKLEIRSVPYTRSIGLVQRGEVEVQVGAYRDESEGVLYPKWHYDVDHLFALGLASKPTPTLATIGNYRLVWMRGYEYNNYLPNIRRFNEIHRTVGILPMLIHERADFYIDASTEIEEVLSNADNPQQFKLSPLINLPLYLGFANTENGQVLRALFDRRMDVLVKTGQLKPIFERWKQPYPFDENGKPPKP
- a CDS encoding TonB-dependent receptor translates to MKLRLTLALSLLPAPELLADTFERDQAMKLPDVVISANRQVEARNDSSAANTVFTRDDIERLQPASVTDLLSRVPGVQVAPLGGRGSLPGIYIRGTKSAQSLVLVDGQRIGNSTSGDSNLQRLNINQIERVEVLRGSRSVIYGADAVGGVIQIFTRRGNEQGLQPRLHLGFGSHQTWERSLGLSGGDEQTRFNLGASLDESAGSNRTHESYASDRDDDANRNQSFSLSLSHAASDDLEVGLNLLDNRGKSEYDNPFGRFDPATFASLPQQPYSEFAVSSFSTYVDGRINEAWKSRLELGHSENREKTFDKLSDVREVFNTYRDSLTWQNDLTLDDRNSLIVGGDWYQDQVNSSTPFDEDSRWNRAAFIQHRFQAETFSTELGLRRDQNQQFGGQNSWSGTLTLPVNADNDLLLTYSESFRAPTFNDLYYPDFSNPDLKPETAKSYELQWRSQLTDNARLETSLYRTDLEDAIIFGSNSRPQNVASARINGFEMSLMQDFFGWQSNLGLALIDPRDRDSGHTLARRARRTLSLDLDRQFDRLGLGATWQAVSSSYDDENNRNALGGYTLLGLRGSWTLTREVKLEMKVDNLLDKGYSRALYSHDGAQHGYREEGRTWLFGVTWTPAL
- a CDS encoding cobalamin-binding protein gives rise to the protein MMSRWLAVLLLAVSASTVAAPRVVSLAPSLTEIVVELDSADLLVGVLDAGDRPETLKSLPSVGRYGQLDMERLLSLKPDLLLLWPGSVGPAQREQLKGLNIPVYVAEPHGLDGLITQIEDIAVQLGRPERGVARAAQLRVRLEALRQRYRRDTPLSVFYQVWDRPLYTVGGEQIISDALAVCGARNVFADLSLPAPQVSVESVLQRNPQIILATDQAQLDAWKAWPQLAAVAQGRLLKVSDKGLERPSGQMVEATAGLCGLIAPDQ
- the nusB gene encoding transcription antitermination factor NusB — encoded protein: MISDESDRFNPRDPKPADAGKPSKSVKRREARQLATQALYQWHMAKQSLNEIEAQFRVDNDFSDVDSAYFREILHGVPAHKTEIDIALAPCLDLTIDELDPVELAVLRLSTWELMQRVDVPYRVVINEGIELAKVFGSTDGHKFVNGVLDKLAPRLREAEVKAFKR
- a CDS encoding MFS transporter — translated: MTRGQVRRRLAVSWWQYLALAVVPLFVINAVFGQGEAILPVLAMPLFIAGVASMFVSLRFFGPYKHALVATQKALDTPEEPQAWIALAARRRAAFLVAGLPAWIGALAVFVGLEAVPLMLLALSTVVLFYLYRIPRQLG
- the thiL gene encoding thiamine-phosphate kinase, which translates into the protein MGEFELIRNYFAAASCAQGGEGVALGIGDDCAVLAVPPGEQLAVSTDTLVAGVHFPDPCDPFLLGQRSLAVAVSDLAAMGATPFAFTLALTLPTVTADWLQAYARGLDLMAQACGVALVGGDTTRGPLSLTMTVFGRVPSGQALTRSGAQPGDLLCVGGELGNAAGALPLVLGQRNAEPAIAEPLLAHYWSPRPQIDLGLALRGKASAAMDISDGLLADCGHIALASGVALNVERDRLPLSNALITFLGQPGAAQAALSGGDDYVLLFTLPPVQLSALHAAGWPIQVIGSVTAGQGVRLLDHEGRNITPQIRGYQHFRETP